From Cotesia glomerata isolate CgM1 linkage group LG2, MPM_Cglom_v2.3, whole genome shotgun sequence, a single genomic window includes:
- the LOC123259607 gene encoding cofilin/actin-depolymerizing factor homolog, with amino-acid sequence MASGVTVADVCKTTYEEIKKDKKHRYVIFYIKDEKQIDVEVIGARDAAYDAFLEDLQKGGAGECRYGLFDFEYTHQCQGTSEASKKQKLFLMSWCPDTAKVKKKMLYSSSFDALKKSLVGVQKYIQATDLSEASEEAVEEKLRATDRN; translated from the exons atg GCATCTGGAGTAACTGTAGCTGACGTCTGTAAGACGACAtatgaagaaataaagaaagataaaaaacaccgatacgtcattttttatataaaagatGAAAAGCAAATAGATGTTGAGGTGATTGGAGCACGTGACGCTGCTTACGATGCTTTTCTTGAAGATTTGCAGAAAGGTGGTGCTGGAGAGTGCCGCTATGGTCTCTTTGATTTCGAGTACACTCATCAGTGTCAAGGCACCTCTGAG GCTTCcaagaaacaaaaattattcctGATGTCGTGGTGTCCCGACACCGCTAAAGTAAAGAAGAAGATGTTGTACTCGAGCTCATTTGACGCCCTTAAGAAATCTCTTGTTGGCGTTCAGAAGTACATACAAGCGACGGACCTCTCGGAAGCATCGGAAGAAGCTGTCGAGGAGAAACTTCGCGCCACTGACAGGAATTAA